CCATAAACCAGCCGCACGCGAGTAGGAATAAGCCCTCGGACTGAATCCGCTTTCAATCAGGGACAAGTACACAAGATCTTCCGGCAGACCTTCTTCCCGGAAAACAGACTTCATCATGGGCAAATACTCTGTCGAGCGCGAAAGCCAGAGAGCAAAGTGATTGCGTGCAACCGTCTGGAAATAGGTGTCGTACCATTCGATGCTCGGATCGTCCGGAACACGCATAAAAAAAGGCTTCTCCAGAGGTTTTGGAGCAGCTGACAAGGTAGAGGAAGGCGGAAGAGCGGTGCCCGCGGCCGATTTCGCTATCGTGACAGGGGGTTTTGCAATCTGGTTTGGTGGAGGGCTGGGGATCGCAGGCGGTGTGACCGTCATGGCCACAGGGCCGGACGTATCGGCGGAACCTGTATGAGTTGTTGAACAACCTGCTGCAAGGAGAAAAACAGGCGATACAAGTGCCAGAATCTTTCCCGTTCGTTTTCGTATGGACAAGAAGAATCTCCTTGTTTTCAGGCCAGTCATGCCAGTCTTGTTGGACACGTGGAGGAAAAATCCGGATTCCGGTAAGAAGTCGTGCGACATTCTCCCTGCATGCTCAGGAATCAGAGATCAAAAACCCAAAAAGCCCGAAAAATGCACGCTATTCATATCAGATTCATCGGCAAAAAACAAATTAAATTTATCGTTACCGATATCGGATTTTATCATATAAGATAAGTTTTTGTGTTTTATTCTTGTAAAAAGATGTTTTAGTGTGACGGCGGATTGGAATTTCCAAAACAAGAGGAATAGAATACTTGAGTCATGAACATTGTTTCCTTGAAACACATTCTGAAATCAAAGCATCCACAATAAAATATTAGGTTTTGTCGCAGGGGACCAATGACCAATTCTGAATCTTCCGATCTTCACCAGGCTTTTCAGTCCGTCGACCTTTTCAAGTTTCTCAAAGCGGAAGAACTCGAAACACTGGAAAAAATCGTTCGGCTCCGACATTACCGCTCGGGGCAAAAAATCATCCAGGAATTCGACCGGGGGATGGAGCTTTTTGTCATTGTGACGGGTTCTGTGAAGATTTCCACGGAAGATGTGGAAGGGCGCGAGATCATTGTTTCGATCGCCTATCCTTCGGATTTCTTTGGAGAAATCGCCCTTCTGGACGACGATACGCGAAGTGCGACCGTCACGGCGATCGAGCCGACAACAGTTCTGTCCATTGAAAAAAATGATTTTCTGCGATTTTTTGTCGCCTATCCGGAGTTTGCCCTCCGGATGCTGGCCGTCATGGGACAACGGATCCGAAAAACCGACGAAAAATTGATCCACATGGCGTTTGCAGACTCCTTTGCCAAGATTGCCCGGACGCTTCTGACCATTTATGAAAAGGAGGGTGTCCAGGCGAATGGGAGCCTTCCGTACATCCACGACCGATTTACCCGCCAGGAGCTGGCCTCCCTGTCCGGGGTTTCACGGGAAACGGTTTCCCGGTCCC
The sequence above is drawn from the Leptospirillum ferriphilum ML-04 genome and encodes:
- a CDS encoding Crp/Fnr family transcriptional regulator; its protein translation is MTNSESSDLHQAFQSVDLFKFLKAEELETLEKIVRLRHYRSGQKIIQEFDRGMELFVIVTGSVKISTEDVEGREIIVSIAYPSDFFGEIALLDDDTRSATVTAIEPTTVLSIEKNDFLRFFVAYPEFALRMLAVMGQRIRKTDEKLIHMAFADSFAKIARTLLTIYEKEGVQANGSLPYIHDRFTRQELASLSGVSRETVSRSLGAFIQAELIRIADNRIYILNENKLRRESLGSFS